The following is a genomic window from Paenibacillus thiaminolyticus.
CCAGGGGCGAAATTTTCGCGCAATCCTACAAGCTGGAGCATTATGCCGTGTTCATGATCGCGCTTAGCATTGTGCTTGCTCTACTTATGGCCTTCAGCATCTATACCGGTATCGCCGCGCCGCTGCGGAAGCTTGCCCGCGGCATGCGGGCGATAACTGGCGGCAATCTGGACGTGCGGCTTGAATCGGATCGGCGGGACGAATTCGGCATCGTGACGGATTTGTTCAATCAGATGGCCTCGAAGCAGCATCATCTCATTCGGGACCACTATGAGCAGAGCCTGAGACTGGCCAATACGGAATTGAAGCTGCTCCAATCGCAGATTCATCCTCATTTCCTGTACAACACATTGGATTCTATCTATTGGATGGCGCAGCAGTCCGAGGCGGAGGACATCGCGGAGATGGTCCTGAATTTGTCCCGCTTTTTCCGGCTCAGCCTCAGCAAGGGCAAGGATGTGCTCACCGTCAAGGAAAGCCTGGAGCACCTGCATGTGTACATCCGCATTCAACAGCTGAGGTTCATGGATCAATTTCGGGTCGTGTACGACATCGACCCGCAGACGGAGCAGCTGCCCATCGTCAAGCTGCTCGTCCAGCCGATCGTCGAGAACGCGATTATCCACGGCGTGGAGAAAGCGGGGCGGGAGGCGGTGCTGCGCATTGCGACGCGGTTGGAGGAGAACGGAGCGCGGCCGGTGCTCGTCATCGCGATAACCGACTCGGGCGCGGGGATGGCGGATGCGGCGCGGGAGCGGCTGCAGCGGGAGCTGGCGGCGGTGCTGCAGCAGCCCGATCAGCATCAAGTGCAGCAGGATGAGTACGCGGGCGCAGGCTTCGGGTTAAGAAACGTGGCGGCGCGCATACGCCTGAATTACGGTCCGGAAGCCGATATCCGCATTGACAGCGCTCCTGGAGAAGGCACGGCCGTCACGCTTGTTCTGCCGCTGGTAGCGCTGAACGAGACGGCGCTGCTCACGGGATAAGGTTTGCTGCAGGACGATAGGGAGCAGAAAATTTACGTTTACGATTTATAGATTTTAGGAAGAAGACTGGAGGGAGGAGCAGCATGAATTTGTTGATCATTGAGGACGAACCGCGGCTTCGTCACAGCTTGACCGAGTTGATGCCATGGGAGAAGGCCGGCATCACCGGGGTGACGGCGGCTGCGACGGCGGAAGAAGGGAAGCGATGGCTGCAGGTGAAGCGTCCGGACATTTTGCTCGTCGATATTCAGCTGCCGGACGGGAACGGCCTTGAGCTGGCGCGGCAGGCGATGGCCTGGAATGCCGAGGTGAAGGCCATCATTTTGAGCGGCCATGATCACTTCCCGTACGCTCAGGAAGCGCTCGCCCTGGGCGTCAAGCAATATTTGCTCAAGCCGGCGGGCCAGGATGCGATTGTGCGGGTGGTCGCGGAAGCGGTCGCGGAACGCCGCTCGGAGATTCAGCGCAAGCATGACTATGCCTCGCTGCGCCGGCAATGGCAGGCCCATCTGCCGGCGCTGCAGCAGCGTACGCTGCGCCTGGGCCTGGAGGGCGGCCTGCCTGCCGAAGCCTTCCGCCTGCGGATGGCGGAGCTGGGCATCACGCTCTCCGCGGCCGAGCGCTGTGCGGTGATGGTGATGGAGCCCGATCCTGTCTCCCCTGAGCGGGCGGAGGCATTCGGGGAAGATACCGCGTTGATTCACTTTGCCGTCGGTCAGGTGGCCGAGGAGACGCTCCGATCGATGGGAGCCCGTTCGGCCTTGATCTGTCGCGATGTCGATAAGCCGATCGCCATTCTGTTCCGGCATGATCCAGGCGGCGGCGGTACGGCGGACGGGGACGCGGTCATCGCCATCCATGCCATGGCAGGCGCCATGCTGGAGCATATCAAGACATCGCTCAAGCTGACGGCCAGCGCTGGCATCAGCTCGGCGCATGGGGGGCTGGAGAATGTGCCCCGCTTATACAAGGAGGCGATGTTCGCGCTGGGCCAGCGGCTCGTGCATGGGGGCGACCTCGTTATCCCGTATCGCGAAGGCGGGATCGCTCCGCCGCCGGAGGCGGCGGCAGTCCAGAGCGAGCGCTGGATGCGGGAGCTGGATATCGCCTGGAGTACCGGAGACGAGCGGCAGGCGTCTGCGGCGGCGGAGGCCTGGGTCGGCGAGGTATGCGCCATCGAGCAAGCTGAGGCGCTCAAGGAGCAGATGCTGCTGCTGCAATCGTGGGTCGTCACGTGGATCCACAAGCAGGGGTGGTCGCTGCATGAGGTGATGCAGGAGGACGCGGAATCGTTCCACCATGCGTCGGAGCTGCGCACGAAGCAGGAATGGAGCGGCTGGATGCGGAGCGTGATTCGGTGCATCGGCGCACAATCCTGCCTGGTAAGGCGGCGCGGCGGCAACCGGCTCGTGGCGGAAGTGAAGGAGCTGATCGAGCGGGAGCTTCACGGCGAGCTGTCGCTGCAAGGAGTGGCGGATCGGCTGTTCATTAACGCCTCTTACTTGAGCAGGCTGTTCAAGCAGGAGATGGAGCAGCCGTTCTCGGCTTATGTGCTGGAGCGCCGCATGGAGCGGGCCAAGGAGGCGCTCTTTCAAGGGAAGCGGGTGTATGATGCCGCTCAAGCCGCAGGCTTCCGCGATGTCAGTTATTTTACGAAGGTGTTCCGCAAATATTGGGGAGTCACGCCTAGCGAATGGAAGCGGGGCTAACGGAGGGTGCTATCGGAGGGTGCTATCGGAGGTGCTATCGGAGTGGGCTATCAGAGGTGCTATCGGGCAGCGGGCAAGGCGCTCCTGGCTCATAGCCATCAATTTACCAGAAGAAGTCATGGCTTTCCCGTTTTCCTGATGGCGGCCGTCCCTTACGCTAATAATACATCACAGCCGATACAGGGTATGCGGCCGCAAGGAAGGAGGGAGGCCCAATGGAGATAAGAAATACGGACATTGCCGCCGCTCCGCGTCCACGGCGGAAGCGTTACTGGCGCAAGCTGGGGAGCGACGTGCGCAAAGACTGGGACTTGTATATCGCGCTTTTGCCGGGCATCGCCTTTTTGCTCTTGTTCAAGTACACTCCGATGTACGGCGTCGTCATCGCCTTTCAAGACTTCAATATTTTCAGCGGCATCACGGACAGCCCGTGGGCCGGCCTGCAGCATTTCGAGCGGCTGTTCCAGTCGCCGAAGTTCGCGCAAGTGTTCTGGAATACGCTCATCATCTCGGTGATGAAAATCGTGCTCCTGTTTCCGCTTCCGATTGTGTTGGCCATCCTGCTGAATGAACTAACCAAAATGTGGTTCAAACGGCCGATCCAGACGATTATTTACATGCCTCACTTCCTGTCCTGGGTTATCGTCAGCGGCATGTTCATGGATCTGCTGTCCATCAACGGAGGGCTTGTCAACCGGATGATTGAATGGCTCGGCGGAGAGCCGATCAGATTTTTCCTCGACAACAGCGTCTTTCGCTGGCTGCTCGTCGGCACGGCCGGCTGGAAGGAGGCGGGCTGGGGCACGATCGTCTATTTGGCGGCGCTGAGCTCCATCGATCCGCAGCTGTACGAGGCAGCCAAAATCGACGGGGCGAACAAGTTCCGTCAAATCTGGCATATTACGCTTCCCGGTCTGGTCCCGGTCATTTTGCTTATGTTCATCCTGCGGCTCGG
Proteins encoded in this region:
- a CDS encoding cache domain-containing sensor histidine kinase — encoded protein: MFRLIQRKEVTVMLRELSNRFRQRIQWRLTAYFVLILVPLTLTGWFSNERSQQLLLSETTARTESAMHALMDNVELVLQNVEELSAMLSTDPEIVATLNQANRELGAREVMAFARMKRQFSDFLSIHPMFSQIAVYHDHSNAVISTAHGVLPVDRANERIWLRQTLNGMGTGIVFMQPDEPIGGGKPFGQVFGVDSLAVVRSMDIYNPDRERHALIISLNTARLQQYIRSLLPSAQSELHLYTADGKWVAGTGRQPVSYDSYATHAEARDQVLIRAVSPYYGWTLTLAQPRGEIFAQSYKLEHYAVFMIALSIVLALLMAFSIYTGIAAPLRKLARGMRAITGGNLDVRLESDRRDEFGIVTDLFNQMASKQHHLIRDHYEQSLRLANTELKLLQSQIHPHFLYNTLDSIYWMAQQSEAEDIAEMVLNLSRFFRLSLSKGKDVLTVKESLEHLHVYIRIQQLRFMDQFRVVYDIDPQTEQLPIVKLLVQPIVENAIIHGVEKAGREAVLRIATRLEENGARPVLVIAITDSGAGMADAARERLQRELAAVLQQPDQHQVQQDEYAGAGFGLRNVAARIRLNYGPEADIRIDSAPGEGTAVTLVLPLVALNETALLTG
- a CDS encoding helix-turn-helix domain-containing protein, with translation MNLLIIEDEPRLRHSLTELMPWEKAGITGVTAAATAEEGKRWLQVKRPDILLVDIQLPDGNGLELARQAMAWNAEVKAIILSGHDHFPYAQEALALGVKQYLLKPAGQDAIVRVVAEAVAERRSEIQRKHDYASLRRQWQAHLPALQQRTLRLGLEGGLPAEAFRLRMAELGITLSAAERCAVMVMEPDPVSPERAEAFGEDTALIHFAVGQVAEETLRSMGARSALICRDVDKPIAILFRHDPGGGGTADGDAVIAIHAMAGAMLEHIKTSLKLTASAGISSAHGGLENVPRLYKEAMFALGQRLVHGGDLVIPYREGGIAPPPEAAAVQSERWMRELDIAWSTGDERQASAAAEAWVGEVCAIEQAEALKEQMLLLQSWVVTWIHKQGWSLHEVMQEDAESFHHASELRTKQEWSGWMRSVIRCIGAQSCLVRRRGGNRLVAEVKELIERELHGELSLQGVADRLFINASYLSRLFKQEMEQPFSAYVLERRMERAKEALFQGKRVYDAAQAAGFRDVSYFTKVFRKYWGVTPSEWKRG
- a CDS encoding ABC transporter permease produces the protein MEIRNTDIAAAPRPRRKRYWRKLGSDVRKDWDLYIALLPGIAFLLLFKYTPMYGVVIAFQDFNIFSGITDSPWAGLQHFERLFQSPKFAQVFWNTLIISVMKIVLLFPLPIVLAILLNELTKMWFKRPIQTIIYMPHFLSWVIVSGMFMDLLSINGGLVNRMIEWLGGEPIRFFLDNSVFRWLLVGTAGWKEAGWGTIVYLAALSSIDPQLYEAAKIDGANKFRQIWHITLPGLVPVILLMFILRLGHMLEAGTEQILVMYNPVVYNVSDVIGTYVYRTGLGEQNYSFSAAVGLFDSIVGFILIISGNYLSRRLLNRGIW